A stretch of the Candidatus Limnocylindrales bacterium genome encodes the following:
- the murB gene encoding UDP-N-acetylmuramate dehydrogenase — MDDRIRALTRRIHEAGYGQSLQPDFELRKHTSFQIGGPADLYFDPPSIEALSSALAAASEIGVPVTVLGGGTNVLVSDAGVRGLVVHLGKAFEYIRDLGEGEEWRELPVEDEDHRAAGAAASAARGAGEPPRTRRMLVHYADIESGASTRFIRLAKETVSRGLAGLEFAAGIPGSVGGAAQMNAGAFGGEISDCLTSMTMVLATGEIVEKNRAELDFRYRKLALPAGTMIASVRFRLLRSSVGRLQQVVARVQEKRRRHQPAGYPNAGSIFKNPPGEFAGRLIEKAGLKGMTEGGAQVSPDHANFIINLGGATAADVRSLMSRVQEEVWKKCGVWLEPEVRLVGEWERDEAAAARP; from the coding sequence ATGGATGACCGCATCCGGGCATTGACCCGCCGAATTCACGAAGCGGGCTATGGGCAGAGCCTGCAGCCGGACTTCGAGCTGCGAAAGCACACGTCCTTCCAGATCGGCGGCCCGGCCGATCTCTACTTCGATCCGCCTTCCATCGAAGCGCTGTCGTCGGCGCTGGCGGCGGCGAGCGAAATCGGCGTGCCGGTCACCGTCCTTGGCGGCGGCACCAACGTGCTGGTCTCCGATGCCGGCGTGCGCGGGCTCGTCGTCCATCTCGGCAAGGCCTTCGAGTACATCCGTGACCTCGGCGAGGGCGAAGAATGGCGCGAACTGCCCGTCGAGGATGAGGACCATCGCGCCGCGGGTGCGGCCGCGTCGGCGGCGCGCGGCGCCGGAGAGCCGCCGCGCACTCGGCGCATGCTCGTGCACTACGCGGACATCGAGTCGGGAGCCTCCACGCGCTTCATCCGCCTGGCCAAGGAGACCGTGTCGCGAGGCCTTGCCGGGCTCGAGTTCGCGGCCGGAATCCCAGGCTCGGTCGGCGGCGCCGCACAAATGAACGCCGGCGCTTTCGGAGGGGAGATCTCGGACTGCCTGACGTCGATGACGATGGTTCTGGCCACCGGAGAGATCGTCGAAAAAAACCGTGCGGAGCTTGATTTCCGCTATCGAAAACTGGCGTTGCCGGCTGGCACCATGATAGCTTCTGTTCGGTTTCGTCTGTTGCGCTCGTCGGTGGGTCGGTTGCAGCAGGTTGTGGCGCGGGTGCAGGAAAAGCGCAGACGACACCAGCCCGCCGGCTATCCGAACGCCGGCTCGATTTTCAAGAACCCACCCGGCGAGTTCGCCGGCCGGCTGATCGAGAAGGCTGGCCTCAAAGGCATGACCGAAGGCGGCGCGCAGGTCTCTCCCGACCACGCCAACTTCATCATCAACCTTGGAGGAGCCACGGCTGCGGACGTTCGCTCGCTCATGAGTCGGGTCCAGGAGGAGGTGTGGAAGAAGTGCGGGGTGTGGCTGGAACCGGAAGTCCGGCTCGTCGGCGAGTGGGAACGCGATGAGGCTGCGGCCGCACGTCCGTAA
- a CDS encoding FtsQ-type POTRA domain-containing protein translates to MRLRPHVRKLKASLATGSRLVLLAVSVLVVLAGGTWTALAHVVPYVTTNDYFRLRSIRIACDEPAVEPKALAEMAGLYDDTTLWQIDPAQIEDRIREQSWVDEVRVARRFPWQVSLKVSRRRAVAAAVTDGHVYLVDRQGALFREVKGSAAPDLPYLSGWDQAAVHAERAARLLTMLRALEKVTARSYDVSELHMDGDGTLWLFAAGMKASVRLGDAAHVETALDLLRVALSELGPLADRARVIDVDYKDRIVIRGADDKLPALMAAQAERAGNG, encoded by the coding sequence ATGAGGCTGCGGCCGCACGTCCGTAAGCTCAAAGCTTCTCTCGCCACCGGCTCGCGCCTCGTGCTGCTGGCCGTGTCCGTGCTGGTCGTGCTCGCCGGCGGCACCTGGACGGCGCTCGCCCACGTCGTCCCCTACGTCACGACCAACGACTACTTCCGCCTTCGCAGCATCCGCATCGCCTGCGACGAGCCGGCCGTCGAGCCCAAGGCGCTGGCCGAGATGGCCGGCCTCTACGACGACACCACTCTCTGGCAGATCGACCCCGCACAGATTGAGGACAGGATCCGCGAGCAGAGCTGGGTGGACGAGGTGCGCGTGGCGCGCCGCTTCCCCTGGCAGGTCAGCCTGAAGGTCTCGCGCCGCCGCGCCGTTGCCGCCGCCGTCACCGACGGCCACGTCTATCTGGTCGATCGCCAGGGCGCGCTGTTCCGTGAAGTGAAAGGCAGCGCCGCCCCCGACCTGCCGTACCTGAGCGGCTGGGATCAGGCCGCGGTGCACGCCGAGCGGGCCGCGCGTCTTCTGACGATGCTGCGCGCGCTCGAGAAGGTCACCGCGCGCTCCTACGACGTCTCCGAGCTGCACATGGACGGCGACGGAACGCTGTGGCTTTTCGCCGCCGGCATGAAGGCGTCTGTGCGTCTAGGCGATGCCGCGCACGTCGAGACTGCTCTCGATCTGCTGCGTGTGGCACTCTCTGAGCTCGGCCCACTGGCCGATCGCGCACGCGTGATCGACGTCGACTACAAAGACCGCATCGTCATTCGCGGCGCCGACGACAAGCTGCCCGCGCTCATGGCTGCGCAGGCGGAGCGTGCCGGCAATGGCTAA
- the ftsA gene encoding cell division protein FtsA, which translates to MAKSRALLAGLDVGTQKVALLVAEQTNTGLSILGLGTSASRGMRAGRVSDVDKTAEAILAALTEAELMAGCQIHNVVVSISGDHVRGTNSHGVVAIENGEVSARAERRVIAAAQAVPLPADHRPLHLIRREYVVDGQAGIMNPVGMSGVRLEAHLHVISAGESALRNLVKSCNKAGLSVSRVVASSLASAEAILEPEEKEMGVVVVDVGAGTTDLAIFHGGTVVHSAVFGVGGIDITRDLAQCLETSLTEAESLKKRYGCAVPDLVDEDLMVEVAGVGGRHPRAVAQRHVAEIIEPRLEEIFETSLDSVIRSGFGELLPSGLVLTGGASMLPGVVSLATRVMEMPVRLGEPSGIEGLGDEVDDPSWSTALGLVLGLPDKDMAAPWKASLPTRIVPAWVRRKFMSGRRA; encoded by the coding sequence ATGGCTAAGAGTCGCGCGCTGCTGGCCGGGCTGGACGTCGGCACCCAAAAGGTCGCGCTGCTCGTGGCCGAGCAGACCAACACCGGCCTGAGCATCCTCGGTCTCGGCACAAGCGCCTCGCGCGGCATGCGCGCAGGCCGCGTCAGCGACGTCGACAAGACCGCCGAAGCCATCCTGGCGGCGCTGACCGAGGCCGAGCTGATGGCCGGCTGCCAGATCCACAACGTCGTCGTCTCCATCTCCGGCGACCACGTGCGTGGCACCAACAGCCACGGCGTCGTCGCCATCGAGAACGGCGAGGTCTCGGCGCGTGCCGAGCGGCGCGTGATCGCCGCGGCGCAGGCTGTGCCGCTTCCGGCCGACCACCGCCCGCTGCATCTGATCCGACGCGAGTACGTCGTCGATGGCCAGGCCGGAATCATGAATCCGGTCGGCATGAGCGGCGTGCGCCTCGAAGCGCATCTGCACGTGATCAGCGCGGGCGAGTCGGCGCTGCGCAACCTGGTCAAGAGCTGCAACAAGGCGGGGCTGTCGGTCTCGCGGGTGGTGGCCAGCTCTCTGGCTTCGGCCGAGGCGATCCTCGAGCCCGAAGAGAAGGAGATGGGCGTGGTGGTCGTGGACGTGGGCGCCGGCACCACCGACCTTGCCATCTTCCACGGCGGTACCGTTGTGCATTCGGCGGTCTTCGGCGTGGGCGGCATCGACATCACGCGCGACCTTGCGCAGTGCCTGGAGACTTCGCTGACCGAGGCCGAGAGCCTCAAGAAGCGCTACGGCTGCGCGGTGCCCGACCTGGTCGACGAGGACCTGATGGTGGAAGTGGCCGGCGTCGGCGGCCGTCATCCTCGCGCCGTGGCGCAGCGGCACGTGGCCGAGATCATCGAGCCGCGGCTGGAAGAGATCTTCGAAACGTCGCTGGACTCGGTCATCCGCTCCGGCTTTGGCGAGCTGCTGCCCTCGGGCCTGGTGCTGACCGGCGGCGCATCGATGCTGCCAGGCGTGGTCAGCCTGGCCACGCGCGTCATGGAGATGCCGGTGCGGCTTGGCGAGCCGAGCGGAATCGAAGGGCTCGGCGACGAGGTGGACGACCCCTCGTGGTCGACGGCACTGGGACTGGTGCTCGGCCTGCCCGACAAGGACATGGCCGCGCCGTGGAAGGCGAGCCTGCCCACGCGCATCGTCCCGGCGTGGGTGAGAAGGAAGTTCATGAGCGGAAGACGCGCGTAG
- the ftsZ gene encoding cell division protein FtsZ, translated as MIELVDENMSNARIVVVGCGGGGGNAVTTMIKAELSGVDFLAANTDSQALATSLAPVKIQLGCSLTKGLGAGANPEVGRKAALEQEDIIREELGGADMVFVTAGMGGGTGTGAAPVIARIAKDLGALTVGVVTKPFAFEGRRRLRQAEEGIRELRGACDTLIVIPNQRLIEIASRSTTALEAFKKADDVLLHAVRGISQIITEPGTINVDFADVRTIMSEMGMAMMGHGIGYGDSRAIDAATNAISSPLLEDISINGARGVLVNITASEDFGIQELNEAVDLIQTQAHEDANIIVGLVHDANLEDEVRITVIATGFGDRLIDRLQPGHRGDAMMSAMTAPERPSQQSQRPQYFGGRSSGGGYGGDRRMMSDTIDDPYAGAEMGGAEQHGEPQRREPEMGPEQPQQEELEFAAIQEDEDQRVPAYLRRWRQRGGQRPGR; from the coding sequence ATGATCGAGCTGGTCGACGAGAACATGAGCAATGCGCGGATCGTGGTGGTGGGCTGCGGCGGCGGCGGCGGCAACGCCGTGACGACGATGATCAAGGCCGAGCTGTCCGGTGTGGACTTCCTGGCCGCCAACACGGACTCGCAGGCCCTTGCGACCTCCCTTGCTCCGGTCAAGATCCAGCTCGGCTGCTCGCTGACCAAGGGCCTGGGCGCCGGCGCCAATCCCGAGGTCGGGCGCAAGGCGGCGCTGGAGCAGGAAGACATCATCCGCGAGGAGCTCGGCGGCGCCGACATGGTCTTCGTCACCGCCGGCATGGGCGGCGGCACCGGCACCGGAGCGGCCCCCGTCATCGCGCGCATCGCCAAGGACCTCGGCGCGCTGACCGTGGGCGTGGTGACCAAGCCCTTCGCTTTCGAAGGCCGCCGCCGTCTTCGTCAGGCCGAGGAAGGCATCCGCGAGCTGCGCGGCGCCTGCGATACGCTCATCGTCATCCCCAACCAGCGCCTGATCGAGATCGCCTCGCGCAGCACCACCGCGCTGGAGGCGTTCAAGAAGGCCGACGACGTTCTGCTGCACGCCGTTCGCGGCATCAGTCAGATCATCACCGAGCCGGGCACCATCAACGTCGACTTCGCCGACGTGCGCACGATCATGAGCGAGATGGGCATGGCCATGATGGGCCACGGCATCGGCTACGGCGACAGCCGCGCCATCGACGCGGCCACCAACGCGATCTCCAGCCCCCTGCTCGAGGACATCTCGATCAACGGCGCGCGCGGCGTGCTGGTCAACATCACCGCCAGCGAGGACTTCGGCATCCAGGAGCTCAACGAAGCCGTCGACCTCATCCAGACGCAGGCGCACGAGGACGCCAACATCATCGTGGGCCTGGTGCACGACGCCAACCTGGAAGACGAGGTGCGCATCACTGTCATCGCCACCGGCTTCGGCGACCGCCTGATCGATCGCCTGCAGCCCGGCCACCGCGGCGACGCGATGATGAGCGCGATGACGGCGCCCGAGCGGCCCTCGCAGCAGTCGCAGCGCCCGCAGTACTTCGGCGGCCGCTCCTCGGGCGGCGGCTACGGAGGCGACCGGCGCATGATGAGCGACACGATCGACGATCCGTACGCGGGCGCCGAGATGGGCGGCGCCGAGCAGCACGGGGAGCCGCAGCGGCGCGAGCCCGAGATGGGACCGGAGCAGCCGCAGCAGGAAGAGCTCGAGTTCGCGGCGATCCAGGAAGACGAGGATCAGCGGGTTCCGGCGTATCTGCGGCGGTGGCGGCAGCGCGGGGGGCAGCGGCCGGGAAGATAG